In a single window of the Pseudorca crassidens isolate mPseCra1 chromosome 9, mPseCra1.hap1, whole genome shotgun sequence genome:
- the FANCF gene encoding Fanconi anemia group F protein — protein MEPLLQHLERFSEVLAVSRTTHVSTWDPVTVRRALQWARYLRHIHKRFGRHARISKALERRLQNQWKQQGDSGPAPAPGLANFQALGLCDQLLSLRLLANPALGDASFHYLLQQLFPGPGIPDAEEESLQGSLARLARRRAALHMLRFNAYGENPALQEDPLMKTQAELLLRRLQEVGEADAGGPGRLLSSLWERSPQNNFLKVVAAALLLPPSSPRHQEEELKLGSPKTPGEEGQELLRWLLGKSDVMVAFCRSLPAGLLTLVAGRHPELSRVYLGLLTDWGRQLHYSLQKGLWIGTESQDVPWEELLSRFQSLCQAPPPLKDEVFTALKSCKAQDGDFEVPGLSIWTDLLLSLGSSA, from the coding sequence ATGGAACCGCTCTTGCAGCACCTGGAGCGGTTCTCCGAGGTTCTGGCTGTCTCCCGCACGACCCACGTCAGCACCTGGGACCCCGTGACCGTGCGCAGGGCCCTACAGTGGGCTCGGTACCTGCGCCACATCCACAAGCGCTTTGGCCGCCATGCCCGCATTAGCAAGGCGCTGGAGCGGCGACTGCAAAACCAGTGGAAGCAGCAGGGCGACTCTGGGCCTGCTCCAGCCCCGGGGTTGGCGAACTTCCAGGCCTTGGGGCTCTGCGACCAGCTGCTGTCCCTGCGACTGCTGGCGAACCCGGCCCTCGGGGATGCCTCCTTTCACTACCTGCTGCAGCAGCTCTTTCCCGGCCCTGGCATCCCGGACGCCGAGGAGGAGTCTCTCCAAGGCAGCTTGGCCCGCCTCGCCCGCCGCCGGGCCGCTCTTCACATGCTGCGCTTCAACGCCTATGGAGAGAACCCGGCCCTTCAGGAGGACCCACTGATGAAGACCCAGGCGGAGCTGCTGCTGAGGCGTctgcaggaggtgggggaggccgatgcagggggccctggtagGCTTCTCAGCAGCCTGTGGGAGCGCTCGCCCCAGAACAACTTCCTGAAGGTGGTAGCGGCCGCGCTGTTGCTGCCGCCGTCTTCTCCCCggcaccaagaagaggaattgaaACTAGGCAGCCCCAAAACTCCGGGAGAGGAGGGTCAAGAGCTGCTTCGCTGGCTTCTGGGGAAATCGGATGTCATGGTTGCTTTTTGCCGCAGCCTCCCAGCCGGGCTTTTAACTTTGGTGGCGGGGCGCCATCCAGAGCTCTCCCGGGTCTATCTGGGCCTGCTAACAGACTGGGGTCGACAGCTGCACTACAGCCTTCAGAAAGGCCTTTGGATTGGAACTGAATCCCAGGATGTGCCCTGGGAGGAGTTGTTGAGCAGGTTTCAAAGCCTCTGTCAGGCCCCTCCACCTCTGAAAGATGAAGTTTTTACTGCCCTGAAGTCCTGTAAGGCTCAAGATGGAGATTTCGAAGTCCCTGGTCTTAGCATCTGGACAGACCTGTTGCTGTCTCTTGGGAGTAGTGCGTGA